One genomic window of Methanosarcina acetivorans C2A includes the following:
- a CDS encoding MATE family efflux transporter, translating into MKPSTAVNSNPFDSEKGPGTSGVEILSGDPKKAIIKLSVPMIVAMSVQTIYQLVDTYWVSGLGADALAAMGFVFPFFFISMALSNGLGIGGGAAISRRIGARDKTGADNVAVHTIVMMLLLVLIFTIPFYAFAPQIFSLVGAGRTTNLAVAYARVIFLGSFVVFFTNVANAILRAEGDSKRAMQAMVLGAALNIVLDPIFIYTFNMGIAGAAWATLLSLFISSLMMLNWLFFRKNTFVSFEFKGFSFERDIVNDIFKVTIPASTQQLSMSLSMLILNLIIVNVSNTDGVAVYSTGWRVATIAIAPLVGIATAVVSVSGAAFGAREFEKAETAHTYAIKLGLLIESGVAIFTFIFAPQIAAIFTQTEEAAHIAPDLVHFLRVICIFYPSVSLGMLSTSFFQGAGKGMNALTANLLRTIVFIPLFAAIFAFTLDMGQVGAWWGIVVGNGMGAGVTFVWARLYLSTILKTGPLNKPIEQGI; encoded by the coding sequence CGCAATGTCTGTCCAGACTATTTACCAGCTTGTAGACACCTACTGGGTTTCAGGGCTTGGGGCAGATGCCCTAGCTGCGATGGGCTTTGTATTTCCTTTCTTTTTCATAAGCATGGCTCTTTCCAACGGGCTTGGAATAGGAGGAGGGGCTGCAATTTCCAGGCGGATAGGCGCCCGGGACAAAACAGGAGCAGACAACGTAGCCGTACATACGATTGTAATGATGTTGCTGCTCGTGCTGATATTTACCATACCCTTCTATGCTTTTGCCCCCCAGATCTTCTCTCTGGTAGGAGCGGGAAGAACAACAAACCTTGCAGTAGCTTACGCGAGGGTGATATTCCTCGGAAGCTTCGTAGTTTTCTTTACGAACGTAGCTAACGCCATCCTCAGGGCCGAAGGGGATTCAAAGCGGGCAATGCAGGCAATGGTCCTCGGCGCAGCCCTGAATATTGTCCTTGACCCTATATTCATATACACCTTTAACATGGGAATTGCAGGCGCAGCCTGGGCAACCCTTCTTTCGTTATTCATATCTTCACTGATGATGCTGAACTGGCTCTTTTTCAGGAAGAATACTTTCGTTTCCTTCGAATTTAAAGGCTTTAGTTTTGAAAGAGATATTGTGAATGACATCTTCAAAGTAACAATCCCTGCCTCGACCCAGCAGCTTTCCATGTCATTGTCCATGCTTATCCTCAACCTTATTATCGTGAATGTGAGCAATACCGACGGAGTTGCAGTCTACTCCACTGGCTGGCGGGTTGCTACAATTGCAATTGCTCCTCTCGTAGGTATCGCAACAGCTGTCGTTTCTGTTTCCGGAGCTGCCTTCGGAGCGAGGGAATTTGAAAAAGCCGAAACAGCCCACACCTATGCAATAAAACTGGGGCTCCTTATCGAAAGCGGAGTTGCCATATTTACTTTCATTTTTGCCCCGCAGATTGCAGCCATTTTCACGCAGACAGAAGAAGCCGCCCATATAGCACCTGACCTCGTCCACTTCCTGCGCGTGATCTGCATCTTCTACCCTTCAGTCTCCTTAGGGATGCTTTCGACCTCTTTCTTCCAGGGCGCAGGAAAAGGCATGAACGCCCTTACTGCAAACCTCCTGAGAACCATAGTATTTATCCCGCTCTTTGCGGCTATTTTCGCTTTCACTCTTGATATGGGCCAGGTAGGGGCCTGGTGGGGAATTGTTGTAGGGAATGGGATGGGAGCCGGAGTGACCTTTGTCTGGGCAAGGCTCTACCTCAGCACAATCCTAAAAACAGGACCCCTGAACAAGCCCATAGAACAGGGAATTTGA
- a CDS encoding secondary thiamine-phosphate synthase enzyme YjbQ codes for MKLKIETSKRIELIDITQEAQEEVRISGIQEGICIISARHTTAGIIINENESGLKEDILNLLERLVPPGAGYKHDRIDNNADAHLKAVLLGTSETLPVVQGKLELGTWQSIFFAEMDGPRQRTVNLTILKIA; via the coding sequence TTGAAACTCAAGATTGAAACTTCAAAGCGCATAGAGCTGATAGACATTACCCAGGAAGCCCAGGAAGAGGTAAGGATAAGCGGGATACAGGAAGGTATATGCATCATCAGTGCCAGACACACAACTGCAGGGATTATAATTAATGAGAATGAAAGCGGATTAAAAGAAGACATTTTGAACCTTCTGGAAAGACTTGTTCCTCCTGGAGCCGGGTATAAGCACGACCGCATAGACAACAACGCCGATGCTCATCTCAAAGCCGTCCTGCTGGGGACGAGCGAAACCCTGCCAGTTGTACAGGGCAAACTGGAACTCGGCACCTGGCAAAGTATCTTTTTTGCTGAAATGGACGGCCCGAGGCAAAGGACAGTAAACCTGACGATTCTTAAGATCGCGTAA
- the purF gene encoding amidophosphoribosyltransferase: MKEECGVAGIILPDDRSQSNTVAFKLYYALYALQHRGQESTGIMVHDGTSPLSIKGMGLVPDVYNKDSLGRLIGNAGVGHVRYSTTGGSRIENCQPFILNFKGGTVAIAHNGNLVNARALKDELENEGRIFISNSDTEVIGHLLVKELIRHDPIESIRNVMRKLVGSYSLVIFINGVVYAVRDPFGLKPLCFGEVDGGYGIFSESVAIDTLNGTLIRDVRPGEVMVFTSSGFESHQLTNEPHPAHCVFEFIYFARPDSVIDGKLVYKIRERIGRELAREHDVEADIVSPVPDSGITSAIGYARESGIMYLEGLMKNRYIGRTFILPGQDLRETAVRLKMNAIQENVKGKRVVLVDDSIVRGTTSRRIIDMVRKAGASEVHARVGSPAIIAPCYLGIDMATRQELIASYKTIKEVEGLINADSLGYLSIEGLMRALECDKNDMCIGCLTGEYPVDIPGEKCRKKQSRLDDFSKDASSSK; encoded by the coding sequence TTGAAAGAAGAATGCGGAGTTGCAGGCATAATCCTCCCTGACGACAGGTCTCAGTCAAATACTGTCGCATTCAAGCTTTACTATGCCCTGTACGCCCTCCAGCATAGGGGACAGGAATCTACGGGTATAATGGTGCATGATGGGACATCTCCCCTCTCCATCAAGGGTATGGGGCTTGTGCCGGACGTGTACAACAAGGATTCTCTGGGGCGCCTTATAGGGAATGCAGGAGTCGGACACGTCCGCTACTCTACGACTGGCGGGTCAAGGATTGAAAATTGTCAGCCTTTTATCCTTAATTTCAAGGGTGGAACAGTTGCCATTGCCCATAACGGGAATCTGGTAAATGCAAGAGCGCTCAAAGACGAGCTGGAAAACGAAGGCCGAATTTTTATAAGTAATTCCGATACCGAGGTTATCGGTCACCTGCTTGTGAAGGAACTGATAAGGCACGATCCTATCGAGTCTATCAGGAATGTAATGCGCAAGCTTGTTGGATCTTATTCTCTTGTTATCTTCATCAACGGTGTTGTGTACGCTGTCAGGGACCCCTTCGGCCTCAAGCCCCTCTGTTTTGGAGAAGTTGACGGCGGATATGGAATATTTTCGGAAAGTGTTGCTATTGATACCCTGAACGGCACCCTTATCCGGGATGTCAGGCCAGGCGAGGTAATGGTCTTTACGAGTTCAGGCTTTGAGAGCCACCAGCTCACAAATGAGCCCCACCCGGCACATTGTGTTTTTGAGTTTATTTACTTTGCAAGACCCGATTCCGTCATAGACGGCAAACTCGTCTACAAGATCCGGGAAAGAATCGGAAGAGAGCTTGCCCGTGAGCATGATGTTGAAGCGGATATCGTTTCTCCTGTCCCTGACTCGGGAATTACGTCTGCAATCGGCTATGCAAGAGAGTCCGGAATCATGTATCTGGAAGGTCTTATGAAGAACCGCTACATAGGGCGCACATTTATTCTTCCGGGACAGGACCTGCGCGAAACTGCAGTTCGGCTCAAGATGAACGCCATTCAGGAAAACGTCAAAGGAAAGCGTGTAGTCCTTGTCGATGACAGCATTGTCCGCGGCACAACTTCCCGGCGTATCATAGATATGGTCAGGAAGGCAGGTGCGTCAGAAGTCCATGCAAGGGTCGGAAGTCCGGCAATTATTGCCCCCTGCTATCTCGGGATCGATATGGCAACCCGGCAGGAACTTATTGCCTCATACAAGACTATAAAAGAGGTTGAAGGGCTAATAAATGCCGACTCTCTCGGTTATCTCAGCATTGAAGGGCTCATGAGAGCTCTTGAGTGCGATAAGAACGATATGTGCATCGGCTGCCTTACAGGTGAGTATCCTGTAGACATCCCCGGCGAGAAATGCAGAAAAAAGCAGTCCCGCCTTGATGATTTCAGTAAGGACGCAAGTTCCTCTAAGTAA
- a CDS encoding 50S ribosomal protein L37e: protein MSKGTSSMGKRQKRTHAKCRRCGSVSFNVHTKQCTSCGFGKTSRMRTYKWQAKCKY, encoded by the coding sequence ATGAGTAAAGGTACTTCATCAATGGGAAAAAGGCAGAAACGCACTCATGCCAAGTGCAGAAGATGCGGCAGCGTTTCATTCAATGTGCATACAAAACAGTGTACTTCATGCGGCTTTGGAAAGACATCTCGCATGAGAACTTACAAGTGGCAGGCAAAGTGCAAGTATTAA
- a CDS encoding LSm family protein: MANRPLDILNNALDTPVIVRLKGAREFRGELKGYDIHMNLVLDNAEELRDGEVVSKFSSVVIRGDNVVYVSP; the protein is encoded by the coding sequence ATGGCAAACCGACCTCTGGATATTTTGAACAACGCACTGGACACACCTGTAATCGTTAGATTGAAAGGAGCACGTGAGTTTAGGGGCGAGTTGAAAGGATACGATATTCACATGAACCTCGTGCTTGACAATGCTGAAGAATTAAGAGATGGAGAAGTCGTAAGTAAATTCAGCAGTGTCGTTATCCGCGGTGACAACGTGGTATACGTATCTCCGTAA
- the thiD gene encoding bifunctional hydroxymethylpyrimidine kinase/phosphomethylpyrimidine kinase: MTENPLAKTPIVMTIAGSDSGGGAGIAADLKTFAAFGVHGTCAITSVTAQNTRGVLETFDLAPGAVASQIEAVCSDMKIEWAKTGMLASAEIVKEVAKQVKKHGLSLVIDPVIAAEAGGDLLRKEALSVLIEELLPLCKVTTPNASEAGILAGIPVKTFEDAKLAARKIADLGVEAVIVTGGHLDASDLIYEPASDTFTRISGTFVSGGTHGSGCTYSAAMTACLAREDSLETSAKKAKDFVVQAIQRSMPVGRGVGPVNPLGKTLEDKERYLALEDVKEAVLILADSPEFAKLIPELGCNIGMAIPGARNYEDVAAVEGGIVRYRGRTKPVGCVDFGVSRHVAGVILAAFREKPEIRAAINLKYSEEILAACRDLGLGISSFDRVKEPERARTMDWGSSETIKEYGGVPGVIYDEGGVGKEPMVRLLGTGASELAKLAVELSRKIE, from the coding sequence ATGACAGAAAACCCCTTAGCAAAAACCCCTATTGTTATGACCATTGCAGGCTCGGATTCAGGAGGAGGAGCCGGAATTGCTGCTGATCTGAAAACCTTTGCCGCCTTCGGAGTGCACGGGACCTGTGCCATAACTTCCGTAACCGCCCAGAATACAAGAGGGGTGCTTGAAACATTTGACCTTGCTCCCGGAGCTGTTGCGAGCCAGATCGAGGCGGTCTGTTCGGATATGAAGATTGAATGGGCAAAGACCGGCATGCTTGCTTCGGCAGAAATTGTAAAGGAAGTTGCAAAGCAGGTAAAAAAGCACGGGCTTTCCCTGGTGATCGACCCTGTCATTGCTGCCGAAGCCGGAGGAGACCTCCTGCGAAAAGAAGCCCTTTCGGTCCTTATCGAAGAGTTGCTGCCCCTCTGCAAGGTTACGACTCCAAACGCCTCTGAGGCAGGGATCCTTGCTGGAATTCCCGTCAAAACCTTTGAGGATGCAAAACTTGCGGCAAGAAAAATTGCAGATCTCGGAGTTGAAGCCGTAATTGTAACAGGTGGGCACCTCGATGCAAGCGACCTCATCTACGAGCCTGCCTCTGACACCTTTACCCGTATCTCCGGAACCTTTGTCAGCGGAGGAACACACGGCTCAGGCTGCACCTACTCGGCAGCAATGACCGCTTGCCTTGCCCGTGAGGACAGCCTGGAAACCTCTGCCAAGAAAGCAAAGGACTTTGTGGTGCAGGCAATCCAGAGGAGTATGCCCGTTGGCAGGGGAGTCGGGCCTGTGAACCCTCTCGGAAAGACCCTTGAGGACAAAGAGCGTTACCTTGCCCTGGAAGATGTAAAAGAAGCGGTTTTAATCCTTGCCGACAGCCCTGAGTTTGCAAAGCTCATCCCCGAGCTTGGCTGCAACATAGGAATGGCAATTCCGGGAGCCAGAAATTATGAGGACGTTGCGGCTGTGGAAGGCGGGATAGTGAGGTACAGGGGGAGGACAAAACCTGTGGGATGTGTTGACTTTGGAGTCAGCAGGCATGTGGCAGGGGTCATCCTTGCAGCCTTTCGCGAGAAGCCCGAAATCAGAGCTGCCATAAATTTAAAATATTCGGAAGAAATCCTCGCAGCCTGCAGGGATCTGGGGCTTGGAATCTCCTCATTTGACAGGGTAAAAGAACCTGAACGAGCCCGCACCATGGACTGGGGCAGTTCCGAAACAATAAAAGAATACGGAGGAGTGCCTGGAGTAATCTATGATGAAGGCGGAGTGGGAAAAGAACCCATGGTCAGGCTTCTCGGTACAGGGGCCTCAGAACTTGCAAAACTTGCAGTGGAACTTTCCAGAAAAATTGAGTAA
- a CDS encoding TrpB-like pyridoxal phosphate-dependent enzyme, with product MEQTKIILDENEMPKKWYNVLADLPSPIDPPLDPRTWQPISPDALEPIFPKALIMQEMSSDRYIDIPEEVLDVYRLWRPSPLFRAHQLEKVLKSPAKIYYKYEGVSPAGSHKTNTSIAQAYYNMKEGTERLTTETGAGQWGSALSLACNYFDLECKVYMVRSSFYQKPYRKSLITLWGGNVVPSPSPDTEFGRKILQEQPDTPGSLGIAISEAVEDAIAHENTKYSLGSVLNHVVLHQTVIGAECKQQLAQVEEYPDVVIGCCGGGSNLGGIGLEFIKDRLEGKHSARVVAVEPSACPSLTKGEYRYDFGDTAEMTPLLKMYTLGHKHVPPAIHAGGLRYHGDSPIISKLCSEGLMEAVSYDQQEVFDAAVQFARTEGIVPAPESSHAIRCAIDEALAAKQTGEEKTILFNLSGHGHFDMSSYDKYFSGELM from the coding sequence ATGGAACAGACAAAGATTATCCTTGACGAAAACGAGATGCCAAAGAAATGGTACAATGTCCTTGCCGACCTCCCATCTCCGATTGACCCGCCTCTGGATCCAAGAACCTGGCAGCCTATAAGCCCGGATGCTCTTGAGCCCATTTTTCCAAAAGCCCTGATAATGCAGGAAATGAGCAGCGACCGGTATATCGATATCCCTGAGGAAGTGCTTGATGTTTACAGGCTCTGGAGACCAAGCCCGCTGTTCAGAGCTCACCAGCTGGAAAAAGTCCTCAAGAGCCCGGCAAAAATTTACTACAAATACGAAGGAGTTAGCCCTGCAGGCAGCCACAAGACAAATACCTCGATCGCCCAGGCTTACTATAACATGAAAGAGGGGACCGAGAGGCTCACAACCGAAACCGGCGCCGGCCAGTGGGGAAGTGCACTTTCTCTTGCCTGCAATTACTTCGATCTCGAGTGCAAGGTATATATGGTCCGTTCCAGTTTCTACCAGAAGCCTTACCGAAAATCCCTTATAACCCTATGGGGAGGAAACGTCGTGCCTTCCCCAAGCCCGGACACGGAATTCGGGAGGAAGATCCTGCAGGAGCAGCCTGACACCCCCGGAAGCCTCGGGATTGCGATCAGCGAGGCTGTCGAGGACGCAATAGCTCATGAGAACACAAAGTATTCCCTCGGAAGTGTGCTTAACCATGTTGTGCTGCACCAGACCGTAATAGGTGCAGAGTGCAAACAGCAGCTTGCGCAGGTCGAAGAATACCCTGACGTGGTTATCGGGTGCTGTGGCGGTGGAAGCAATCTCGGAGGAATAGGGCTTGAGTTCATAAAAGACAGGCTTGAAGGAAAACACAGCGCAAGAGTGGTTGCAGTCGAACCCTCAGCCTGCCCGTCCCTGACAAAGGGAGAGTACAGGTACGACTTCGGAGACACTGCCGAGATGACCCCTCTCCTTAAGATGTACACACTAGGCCACAAGCATGTACCGCCTGCCATCCATGCCGGGGGACTCCGCTACCACGGGGACTCTCCGATCATAAGCAAACTCTGCTCCGAAGGGCTTATGGAAGCTGTTTCATATGACCAGCAGGAAGTTTTTGATGCAGCCGTACAGTTTGCCAGGACCGAAGGAATCGTTCCTGCACCTGAATCTTCCCACGCCATCCGCTGTGCGATTGACGAAGCGCTTGCTGCCAAACAGACCGGAGAAGAAAAGACTATCCTCTTCAACCTGAGCGGGCACGGGCACTTTGACATGTCCTCCTATGACAAATATTTCAGCGGGGAACTTATGTAA
- a CDS encoding DUF1699 family protein: MKIRVVSSRDEILSLNPNERVIHLAFRPSNKDIFLLVETCPKLEIVQLPKSYQKTISKSMEMFLEMQKIQLLEGDVWGHRKDINEYYTVPPSIITKIRNMKAEGIPSENVAEKMTKESKLSPKMILYILNRKPVE; encoded by the coding sequence ATGAAAATACGAGTTGTCAGTTCAAGAGATGAAATTCTCTCCTTAAACCCGAACGAAAGAGTAATCCACCTCGCGTTCAGGCCGTCAAATAAAGACATTTTCCTGCTTGTTGAAACATGTCCTAAGCTCGAAATAGTCCAGCTTCCTAAATCGTATCAAAAGACTATTTCAAAGTCAATGGAAATGTTTCTGGAAATGCAAAAAATCCAGCTGCTTGAAGGAGATGTATGGGGCCACAGAAAGGATATAAACGAATATTACACCGTCCCTCCTTCAATAATTACAAAAATAAGGAACATGAAAGCAGAAGGAATTCCAAGTGAAAATGTTGCCGAAAAAATGACTAAAGAAAGCAAGCTCAGCCCGAAGATGATCCTTTATATCCTTAACAGAAAACCAGTTGAGTAA
- a CDS encoding DUF1699 family protein codes for MKIRVVSSREEIPTLNPNERVIHLAFRPSNRDVFMLAETCPKIEAIQLPKSYRRTVSKSIEMFLEMQKINLLEGDVWGHRKDINEYYNVSQNVLEKIQELKADRFSNEMIADKLSRESKLNSDMILYILSKKSLELS; via the coding sequence ATGAAAATCAGAGTAGTTAGTTCACGGGAGGAAATTCCTACCCTAAATCCGAATGAGAGGGTTATCCACCTCGCTTTCAGGCCGTCTAACAGAGATGTATTCATGCTTGCCGAAACATGTCCTAAAATTGAAGCTATACAGCTTCCTAAATCTTACAGAAGGACTGTTTCCAAGTCAATAGAGATGTTTCTGGAAATGCAGAAGATCAATCTCCTTGAAGGAGATGTATGGGGACACCGGAAGGACATAAACGAATATTACAACGTTTCTCAGAACGTTCTGGAGAAAATTCAGGAATTAAAAGCCGACAGGTTCTCCAATGAGATGATTGCCGATAAACTTTCAAGGGAAAGCAAATTGAATTCGGACATGATTCTCTACATCCTCAGCAAGAAGAGTCTGGAACTATCCTGA
- the hisD gene encoding histidinol dehydrogenase: MVTMLFKKLSDASEAEMKKLISRGSGLADVGETVSSVLSDVRVRGDAALREYTKKFDKVELAGFEVSEAEFEEALSGVGPELLEHLKVAAANIRVFHEAQLPETTWFMEVQPGVVLGQKATALESVGAYAPGGRASYPSTVLMTVIPARVAGVKQVIVCTPPRADGSIHPLTLAAAKVAGADKVFKLGGVQAVGAMAYGTETVPKVDKIVGPGNVFVTSAKMQVRNVAEIDFPAGPSEVLIIADDSADAAMVASDIIAQAEHDPNAVSVLVTTSEILAEAVRQEVLLQAENTARSEIVKTSLENAAVLISDTLEQSIDFSNKFAPEHLEIMVEDSDFVLNRIKNAGSIFVGNYAPVPVGDYASGTNHVLPTAGYARIYSGLNINHFLKYSSIQKISKSGLESLKETIIALAEEEGLQAHADAIRTRFGYKPSK, from the coding sequence ATGGTCACAATGTTATTCAAAAAGTTGTCTGATGCTTCGGAAGCTGAAATGAAAAAATTAATTTCCCGGGGGTCCGGGCTTGCAGATGTCGGAGAAACCGTTTCTTCCGTACTTTCGGATGTGCGAGTGAGGGGAGACGCAGCACTCAGGGAGTATACGAAGAAGTTCGACAAAGTTGAGCTTGCCGGTTTTGAGGTAAGTGAGGCAGAGTTTGAAGAAGCGCTGTCAGGGGTCGGTCCGGAACTGCTTGAACACCTTAAAGTCGCAGCTGCAAACATACGAGTTTTTCACGAAGCCCAGCTGCCTGAGACTACCTGGTTTATGGAAGTTCAACCCGGGGTTGTTCTGGGGCAGAAGGCAACAGCTCTTGAAAGTGTGGGAGCCTATGCTCCGGGAGGCCGGGCTTCCTATCCTTCAACGGTGCTGATGACTGTAATCCCTGCGAGGGTTGCAGGGGTTAAGCAGGTTATCGTTTGTACTCCTCCGAGGGCTGACGGGTCTATACACCCTCTTACGCTTGCTGCAGCAAAGGTAGCAGGGGCAGATAAGGTCTTCAAGCTCGGGGGCGTGCAGGCAGTAGGGGCAATGGCTTACGGAACCGAAACAGTCCCGAAGGTGGACAAAATTGTAGGTCCGGGAAACGTTTTTGTGACATCTGCCAAGATGCAGGTGAGGAATGTTGCCGAGATTGATTTCCCGGCGGGTCCGAGTGAGGTTCTTATCATAGCGGACGATTCTGCCGATGCTGCAATGGTTGCCTCGGATATCATAGCCCAGGCAGAACACGACCCGAATGCAGTGTCGGTGCTTGTGACAACTTCAGAAATTCTTGCAGAAGCTGTAAGGCAAGAAGTGCTTCTTCAGGCTGAAAATACGGCAAGAAGTGAAATTGTAAAAACTTCACTTGAGAATGCTGCAGTCCTGATTTCCGACACTCTTGAGCAGAGCATTGACTTCAGCAATAAATTCGCTCCCGAACACCTGGAAATTATGGTGGAAGACTCCGATTTCGTACTTAACAGGATCAAAAATGCCGGATCGATTTTTGTAGGGAACTATGCGCCTGTCCCGGTTGGAGACTACGCTTCCGGTACCAATCACGTGCTGCCTACGGCAGGATATGCCAGGATTTATTCGGGGCTGAATATCAACCACTTCCTCAAATACTCCAGTATCCAGAAAATCAGCAAGAGTGGGCTTGAAAGTCTGAAAGAAACTATAATCGCATTAGCTGAGGAAGAAGGTCTGCAAGCACACGCTGACGCTATAAGGACTCGTTTTGGGTACAAACCCTCTAAATAA
- a CDS encoding ATP-dependent DNA helicase — translation MKIESLDLPDEVKRFYENSGIPELYPPQAEAVEKGLLEGKNLLAAIPTASGKTLLAELAMLKSVLAGGKALYIVPLRALASEKFRRFQDFSELGIRVGISTGDYDRRDEGLGINDIIVATSEKTDSLLRNETAWMQEISVVVVDEVHLIDSADRGPTLEVTLAKLRKMNPFCQILALSATVGNADELAAWLDAELVLSEWRPTDLMEGVFFDGTFFCKDKEKLIEQPTKDEAINLVLDTLREGGQCLVFESSRKNCMGFAKKATSAVKKTLSAEDKEKLAGIADEILENSETDTASVLASCVRAGTAFHHAGLTSPLRELVETGFREGYVKLISSTPTLAAGLNLPARRVIIRSYRRYSSDSGMQPIPVLEYKQMAGRAGRPRLDPYGEAVLLAKSYEELLFLFEKYIEAGAEDIWSKLGTENALRTHVLSTISNGFARTKEELMDFLEATFFAYQYSNFGLSVVVDECLNFLRQEGMLEQDSDALISTMFGKLVSRLYIDPLSAALIAKGLREAGTLTELTLLHLVCSTPDMRLMYMRSQDYQDINDFVMAHAEEFSKVPSPFNIVEYEWFLSEVKTSLLLMDWIHEKPENEICLKFGTGEGDIHTTADIAEWIMHVATQLARLLDLKGAKEAAELEKRIHYGAGPELMDLLDIRGIGRVRARKLYGAGFKSTADLAGATPEKVAALVGPKIAERIFRQIGRREAVSEISDSERLEKSSQDGQSTISDF, via the coding sequence ATGAAAATAGAAAGTCTCGACCTGCCCGATGAAGTAAAGCGTTTTTATGAAAACTCCGGGATTCCTGAACTTTATCCCCCCCAGGCAGAGGCTGTTGAAAAGGGACTGCTTGAGGGGAAAAACCTGCTTGCTGCAATCCCGACGGCTTCGGGGAAGACTCTGCTTGCGGAGCTTGCAATGTTGAAATCCGTGCTTGCAGGAGGAAAAGCCCTTTATATCGTGCCCCTGCGAGCTCTGGCTTCCGAGAAGTTCAGGCGTTTTCAGGATTTTTCCGAACTGGGTATAAGGGTCGGGATCTCAACAGGAGACTACGACAGGCGGGACGAAGGGCTCGGCATAAACGACATCATTGTAGCCACGTCGGAAAAAACCGATTCCCTGCTCAGGAACGAGACTGCCTGGATGCAGGAGATCTCGGTTGTTGTGGTCGATGAAGTCCATCTTATCGATTCTGCGGACAGGGGCCCCACCCTTGAAGTCACTCTGGCAAAGCTGCGGAAAATGAACCCTTTCTGTCAGATCCTTGCCCTTTCGGCAACGGTAGGGAATGCCGATGAACTTGCAGCCTGGCTTGACGCCGAACTTGTGCTAAGTGAATGGAGGCCCACTGACCTTATGGAAGGAGTGTTTTTTGACGGGACCTTTTTCTGCAAGGATAAAGAAAAGCTCATTGAACAGCCCACAAAAGATGAAGCCATAAACCTTGTGCTCGATACCCTCAGGGAAGGTGGACAGTGCCTTGTTTTCGAAAGCAGCCGGAAAAACTGCATGGGTTTTGCAAAGAAAGCTACTTCCGCGGTAAAAAAGACCCTTTCTGCCGAAGACAAAGAAAAGCTTGCAGGGATTGCCGATGAGATCCTGGAAAATAGTGAAACCGATACCGCATCGGTTCTTGCATCCTGCGTTCGGGCAGGGACAGCTTTTCACCATGCAGGCCTCACCTCGCCTCTGAGAGAACTTGTAGAAACCGGCTTCCGGGAAGGGTACGTAAAGCTTATCTCAAGTACCCCAACCCTTGCAGCAGGGCTTAACCTGCCTGCCAGGCGTGTAATTATTCGGAGCTATCGGCGCTATTCTTCGGATTCAGGTATGCAGCCTATCCCGGTGCTAGAATACAAGCAGATGGCAGGAAGAGCCGGAAGACCGAGGCTTGACCCCTATGGGGAGGCTGTACTGCTGGCAAAGTCCTATGAGGAACTGTTATTCCTTTTTGAGAAATATATAGAAGCCGGGGCCGAGGATATCTGGTCCAAGCTCGGGACGGAAAACGCCCTCAGGACACATGTTCTTTCCACGATTTCTAACGGGTTTGCCCGGACAAAAGAGGAGCTTATGGATTTTCTGGAGGCGACTTTTTTTGCGTACCAGTACTCAAACTTCGGGCTCTCCGTGGTTGTGGATGAGTGCCTGAACTTTTTACGGCAGGAAGGGATGCTTGAGCAGGACTCCGATGCTCTAATTTCCACAATGTTCGGAAAACTTGTTTCCAGGCTCTATATTGACCCACTTTCTGCAGCCCTCATTGCAAAGGGCTTAAGAGAAGCCGGGACCCTGACCGAGCTAACTCTTCTTCACCTGGTCTGCAGTACGCCCGATATGCGCCTGATGTATATGCGGAGCCAGGACTATCAGGATATCAATGATTTCGTAATGGCACACGCAGAAGAGTTCTCAAAGGTGCCGAGCCCCTTCAATATTGTTGAGTATGAGTGGTTCCTGAGTGAGGTAAAGACTTCTCTTTTGCTGATGGACTGGATCCATGAGAAACCTGAAAACGAGATATGTTTAAAATTCGGTACAGGGGAAGGAGACATCCACACGACTGCAGACATTGCCGAATGGATCATGCACGTGGCCACCCAGCTTGCCCGCCTCCTGGACCTGAAAGGAGCAAAAGAAGCTGCAGAACTTGAAAAGCGCATCCATTACGGGGCAGGCCCGGAACTGATGGATCTGCTCGATATCAGGGGCATCGGCCGTGTAAGGGCAAGAAAACTTTATGGGGCAGGCTTCAAATCCACAGCAGACCTTGCAGGAGCTACTCCTGAAAAGGTAGCTGCCCTTGTCGGCCCAAAAATTGCTGAGAGGATCTTCAGGCAGATTGGGAGAAGAGAAGCAGTTTCTGAGATCTCTGATTCTGAGCGCCTTGAAAAAAGTTCCCAAGACGGGCAGAGTACAATCAGCGATTTTTGA